One genomic region from Leptospira tipperaryensis encodes:
- a CDS encoding LIC13344 family protein: protein MREVESTTIDIKRSLFRDNLDPIVLADIEDKMIGQIAEFVKDQFPTFDWRWDDHSEMSDKAVTSLFLVKNDIVQICENDPNKIQELIRILEYIIEEEYGE from the coding sequence ATGAGAGAAGTTGAATCGACTACAATCGATATAAAAAGAAGTTTATTTCGCGATAATTTGGATCCGATCGTCCTTGCGGACATTGAAGACAAAATGATCGGACAAATCGCCGAATTCGTCAAGGATCAATTTCCCACCTTCGATTGGAGATGGGACGATCATTCCGAGATGTCGGATAAAGCGGTCACCTCGCTTTTCCTAGTTAAGAATGACATCGTTCAGATCTGTGAGAATGATCCGAACAAAATTCAAGAATTAATTAGAATTCTTGAATATATCATAGAGGAGGAATACGGAGAATGA
- a CDS encoding helix-turn-helix domain-containing protein has product MSQIKGNIRNGSLLKSVQPALAIDERTPKEEQELLISKYKNNVLKTKEAAKYLNLPVRTFTQYVIDHEIPFIQWSPRVRRFFVSDLDKVALSLRTKKQIY; this is encoded by the coding sequence ATGTCACAGATAAAAGGTAATATAAGAAACGGTTCTTTATTAAAGAGTGTTCAACCCGCTCTTGCGATAGACGAAAGGACGCCAAAGGAAGAACAAGAACTATTAATTTCAAAATATAAGAATAATGTGTTAAAAACAAAGGAAGCGGCTAAGTATCTAAATCTTCCAGTAAGAACGTTCACACAATATGTGATCGATCATGAAATTCCTTTCATACAATGGAGCCCGCGAGTTCGGAGATTTTTTGTTTCCGATCTTGATAAGGTTGCTCTTTCTTTAAGAACGAAAAAGCAAATCTATTAA
- a CDS encoding helix-turn-helix domain-containing protein, which produces MYKADKKFPERLKKLIETLGLSQAEFARSVELKPAFISDLINERAKSFSQDSLLRLRMEHSVNPLWLIAGEGEMLISDAEMKSDRETDRYRTILRKIRARPQIEELLENLLEVPDSELEALNVVIEKFRRKK; this is translated from the coding sequence ATGTATAAAGCGGATAAAAAATTTCCTGAGCGGTTGAAGAAGCTTATCGAAACGTTGGGATTGTCTCAGGCGGAATTTGCAAGATCGGTCGAGTTAAAGCCCGCGTTTATCAGCGATCTTATCAACGAAAGAGCTAAAAGTTTCTCACAAGATTCTTTATTACGACTTCGAATGGAGCACAGCGTAAACCCGCTTTGGCTGATAGCAGGAGAAGGGGAAATGTTGATTTCCGACGCAGAGATGAAGTCGGATCGTGAAACCGATCGCTATCGAACGATCTTACGAAAGATAAGAGCGAGACCGCAAATTGAAGAGTTATTGGAAAATCTTTTAGAAGTTCCGGATTCAGAATTAGAAGCGTTAAACGTAGTAATTGAAAAATTCCGCCGTAAGAAATAA